The following DNA comes from Acidobacteriota bacterium.
GACTACCGGGCCCTGCACGAGATACCGGAACTGGCCTTCGAGGAGAAGGCCACGGCCCGCTACCTCGTCGAGCGTCTCGAGGCGCTGGGCCTGTCTCCGCGGACCGGTATCGAGGGAACCGGGGTGATCGTCGAACTCCCCGGGGGCGGGCCGGGGCCGACGGTGATGCTGCGGGCCGACATGGATGGCCTGCCCATCGAGGAACACCCCGAACACGATCCCCGTTCGCGTCATCCCGGCCGGATGCACGCCTGCGGTCACGACGGCCACATGGCCATGGTCCTGGGAGCCGCCCGGGCCCTGGTCGGGGGGGGGCCGGCCCTGCCGGGCCGGCTGCTGCTGCTCTTTCAGCCCGCCGAAGAGGCTGGAGGCGGCGCGCGGCGCATCGTGGAGGCGGGTTGGCTCGATCGCCTGAAAGTCGATTTCGTTCTCGGGCTGCACCTGTGGTCCTTCGCTCCCCTGGGACAGGCGATCATTCCTGACGCGACGGTGCTCGCCTCCTCCGACGAGTTCCAGGTGCGCTTCGGCGGGCCCGGTGGACACGGAGCCCTGCCCCACGAGACCCAGGACGTGGTGTTGGCCGCCGCCCACCTGGTGGTGGCGCTGCAGGGTGTCGTCTCCCGGGACGTGGACCCGGTGCGTCCCGCCGTGCTTACCGTCGGTCGGCTGGAGGCCGGACGGGCGCCCAACGTGATCCCCCGGCAGGCCCTGGTGGAGGGCACCTTCCGCGCCGGCGACGGCGAGACCCGAGCCCGGGTGCTCCACCGCATCGGCGAGGTGGCCCACGCCATCGCCCGGGTCCACGGGGTCGATGCGGAGGTGGATTTCGGCACGGGCTACCCCGCGACGGTCAACGACGGGGCCGTGGCAGCGGTGTACCGCGCGGCGGCGGAGGAGGTCCTGGGCCGTTCGGGAGTGGCGGCGGGTCCGCCGACGATGGCCAGCGAGGACTTCGCCTTCTACCTGCAGCGCCGGCGGGGAGCCTTCTGCCTGTTGGGCATGGCCGACGAGGCCGGCGGTTCGCACCACCCCCACCACTCGCCGGCGTTCCGTGTCGCCGAGGCGGCGCTGCTCCCCGGTCTCGAGATCCTGCTGCTTGCCGCCTGGTCGCTGATGGCCGCCCCCCCGGAGTGAGTCAGTCGGGAAACTGAATGTGCTGGATCGCCCCGTGGGAAACGAAGATCTTCTCGTTGTTGTCCGCGGGATCGGAGGGGATCAGGGTAAAGCCCGCCGACCCCTCCACGTAGTCCGGTGTGAAGCCGAAGATCACCTCGCCGTCGGAGAAGGTCACCACGCACCTGCGTCCCGGCGCCTTGCCCGGGCCGAAGCCCGGGGGCGGATCATATTTTTTGTCGCCCAGGAAATCTTTGACGTAGAACAGGGCCTTGAGGCCCGACACCTGGAGCTGAAGGGGAATCCCACCCCCTTCGGCGGGCAGGACGTGGAAGTATTCCCGGCCGGGATCGAAATCCCGGGTCACCCCCTTGTGCACCTGTCCGTCGAGGGTGTGGGCGACGACTTTTCTCTCCACGATTTCGTCTCCTGCCGTTGATCGCTCCGGGCGATTCTACCCCCTCGGCGGAGCCCGCGTCTCATCGGGGCAAGGCGGGAACCCTGGGCGGGGTGCCGGGAGCGTGCGCCGGCCGCCGCGAGCCGGTAGATGGTGGGGGGAGGATCGCCGGGATGACGCGTGGAGAGATGATTGCCGAGCTGGCTCGACGGGGTGGTGTGACGCGCCTGATGGCGCGCACTGTCTTCGACCTGCTCTTCGGGGTCGGTGATGACGATGGCCTGATGTTGGAGGGGCTGCAGAAGGACGGTCGAGTGGTCGTGCCGGGCTTCGGCACCTTCTACCTGCGGCGGCGCGGGGCGCGGGTGATGATCGATCCCCGGACGGGCCGACGCAGGACGCTCGATGCCGCCGACGTGCCGGCCTTTCGTCCGGCCCCCAGGCTGCGCAGTCGCCTGCGCTGACCGTCCGGATGCCGCCCCCCCAGCCGGCCAGCTGGGAACGACATTTTTCGCTCCACGGTGAAAAGTATGGGAGGCGCCGTTCGCACGGCGCCTCCCTGGAGGAGGGTCATGCCCCGGAGCCGGGGAGGGACATCAGTCGCCCCAGAGGATCCCGTCGGCCCAGAGAATGCCGTCGGCCCAGAGAATTCCATCGCTCCAGAGGATGCCGTCGGACCAGAGGATGCCCTGGCCGTCAAGGGTCCAGCGCATACCCTGGCTGCGGTAGAGCTGATTGCCGAAGTACCAGCCGTTGGCGAAGATCACGCTGCGGCCCCAGGGAACGTTCTCGCCCGCGATCGCGTCCACCGGAGCGAAGCGCAAGGCGAGATTGGGAGTGGCGCTCTCGCCGGGCAGCAGGTTCCCTGGGTTGGGTACGATCTGCTGAACCATCTCGAGAGCGCCGACGGCGTTGACCAGGCCGGCGCCCTGTTCGAGCGTGTTGAAGCCGGTCAGCTTCTGGGCCGTGTACATCAGGGTCGCCTTGACCAGCGACGGCGTCAGATCCGGTCTCTGGGCCAGCAGCCGCGCCGCGATGCCGGAGACGATCGGCGCCGCCATCGACGTGCCGGAGAGTTCGAGGTAGCTTTCACCGATCCGCAGCTCCGGGTGATCGATGACCAGGCGGCAGTCCGGGGAAAGGGTCGAGACGATCTTGTTGCCGGGGGCGACCAGGTCGGGCTTGATCAGGTTGTCATAGTCTTTCTCGTCTTCGGAGAGAGTGCCGTCACCATCGAGATCTTCACCGCGGAAAGAGCGGGTCGGTCCCCGTGACGAGTAGGTCGTCACGCCGTCGTCGGCGCGGGCGTCGGTCTGGAAGGTATTGGCCGCGCCCACGGTGATCACGCGCGGCGCGTTGGCCGGGGAGAGAATCCCGCCGTAGATCTTCTCGCCGTTCTGGGTCTTGCCCACGTTGCCGGCGGCCACGACCACCACCAGTCCGTTTTCGACGAGCTTGTCCACGGCCGCGCAGAGGGGGTCGTTCTCGTAGGACTCGTAGGGTGCGGTGCCTACCGAGAGGTTGACCACGCGAATGTTCTGGGCCGCGGCATTGTCGAGCAGCCAGTTCAAGGCTTGCAGCAGCCCATCCAGGGTGCCGGTGCCGGTGTCGTCGAGGACCCGCAGGTCGAGCAACTCCGCCTGCGGTTCGATGCCGCTGTAGGTGCGAAGTCCCGTGCCCCACATCAACGCGCCGTTACCGGCGATCAGGCCCGCCACGTGGGTCCCGTGTCCATAGGGATCCCAGGATCCGCTCGGCGCCTGGCCGGTGAAGTCCAGGTGACCGAGAATTCGGCTGGTTCCGGGCTGTCCGTCCCTGCTGAAGTCAGCGTGGTCGGCGATGCCCGAGTCCACCACTGCGACGCGCACGGCGGTGGGAGAAGGGCCTGTCACGGCCGCCATCGCCCTGACGCCGGTCGCCACGCGAACATGGCTGTCGAGGGCGGGGTCGGCTGCGAGGAGTGACCTGTCGTTCGACGCGGTGGGCAGCGCCGCCATCAACAGGGCACGATTGGGCGTGACGTATTCGACCGCCGCCGCGTTCAGGATTGCGGTCAGCCTGTCCACCTCGATCTCGACCACGGCCAGGCCGAACGCCTGGTGGTCGGCGACGACCGCCCCGCCGACCAGGGCCAGGTCTGCGACGAGATTCGCCGCCGTGTCGTAGCTGATCACGACACGAACCCGGTCGCTGGGGGTGTGGCCGTCGAGCGAGAGGGCCAGGTCGGGCGCCGACTTGACGTGGCCGTTGACGGCGACCTGGATGGCCGTCAGGTCGGGCACGATGCCGGCGGGTGTTCCCACGGCCTGCTGCGCCATGACCGGCGCCACCAGGGCCAGCAGGGAGAGGAGCGAGGCGGTCCATGCTGCAAGCGATCGTCTGGTCATC
Coding sequences within:
- a CDS encoding M20 family metallopeptidase; this translates as MSDARSPLTDCPLRGWLAGRRQALGKALVEDYRALHEIPELAFEEKATARYLVERLEALGLSPRTGIEGTGVIVELPGGGPGPTVMLRADMDGLPIEEHPEHDPRSRHPGRMHACGHDGHMAMVLGAARALVGGGPALPGRLLLLFQPAEEAGGGARRIVEAGWLDRLKVDFVLGLHLWSFAPLGQAIIPDATVLASSDEFQVRFGGPGGHGALPHETQDVVLAAAHLVVALQGVVSRDVDPVRPAVLTVGRLEAGRAPNVIPRQALVEGTFRAGDGETRARVLHRIGEVAHAIARVHGVDAEVDFGTGYPATVNDGAVAAVYRAAAEEVLGRSGVAAGPPTMASEDFAFYLQRRRGAFCLLGMADEAGGSHHPHHSPAFRVAEAALLPGLEILLLAAWSLMAAPPE
- a CDS encoding HU family DNA-binding protein, which translates into the protein MTRGEMIAELARRGGVTRLMARTVFDLLFGVGDDDGLMLEGLQKDGRVVVPGFGTFYLRRRGARVMIDPRTGRRRTLDAADVPAFRPAPRLRSRLR
- a CDS encoding S8 family serine peptidase; the protein is MMTRRSLAAWTASLLSLLALVAPVMAQQAVGTPAGIVPDLTAIQVAVNGHVKSAPDLALSLDGHTPSDRVRVVISYDTAANLVADLALVGGAVVADHQAFGLAVVEIEVDRLTAILNAAAVEYVTPNRALLMAALPTASNDRSLLAADPALDSHVRVATGVRAMAAVTGPSPTAVRVAVVDSGIADHADFSRDGQPGTSRILGHLDFTGQAPSGSWDPYGHGTHVAGLIAGNGALMWGTGLRTYSGIEPQAELLDLRVLDDTGTGTLDGLLQALNWLLDNAAAQNIRVVNLSVGTAPYESYENDPLCAAVDKLVENGLVVVVAAGNVGKTQNGEKIYGGILSPANAPRVITVGAANTFQTDARADDGVTTYSSRGPTRSFRGEDLDGDGTLSEDEKDYDNLIKPDLVAPGNKIVSTLSPDCRLVIDHPELRIGESYLELSGTSMAAPIVSGIAARLLAQRPDLTPSLVKATLMYTAQKLTGFNTLEQGAGLVNAVGALEMVQQIVPNPGNLLPGESATPNLALRFAPVDAIAGENVPWGRSVIFANGWYFGNQLYRSQGMRWTLDGQGILWSDGILWSDGILWADGILWADGILWGD